A single Vigna radiata var. radiata cultivar VC1973A chromosome 8, Vradiata_ver6, whole genome shotgun sequence DNA region contains:
- the LOC106772588 gene encoding putative pentatricopeptide repeat-containing protein At3g01580 — protein sequence MKRRDLLVKLLGTCCSKISVTQLHSQCLKLGLTHDSFVVTKLNVLYARYAALFHAHRLFEETTCRTAYLWNALLRSYFMEGRWVETLSLFYQMSANAVSSEEKPDNYTLSIALKSCAGLRKLEQGKMIHGFLKKRKIDNDMYVGSALIELYSKCGQMNDALIVFTEYSKPDVVLWTSIVTGYEQNGCPELALAFFSRMVVLEQVSPDPVTLVSAASACAQLSDFNTGRSVHGFVKRMGFDTKLCLTNSMLNMYGKLGSIKSAANLFREMPNKDIVSWSSMIACYADNGAETNALDLFNEMIDKRIEPNRVTVISALRACASSSNLEEGTHIHKLAINYGFELDIIVSTALIDMYMKCFSPAKAIELFNRMPNKDVVSWAVLFSGYAEVGMAHMSLRLFCNMLSSGTRPDAIALVKILTASSELGILQQALCLHTFITKSGFENNEFIGASLIELYAKCSSIDNANKFFRGLAHKDVVTWSSMISAYGFHGQGEEALKLFYEMTNHSDVQPNKVTFVSILSACSHAGLIEDGIKMFHVMVNEYQLMPNSEHYGIMVDLLGRMGELDGALDLINGMPMQAGPHVWGALLGACRIHENIKMGEFAAQNLFVLDPNHAGYYILLSNIYCVDNNWLDAAKVRTLIKENRLKKTVGQSMVEIKNKVYSFVAGDRLHGESDQIYEMLRKLNAKMREEGYDPPILSQEIQF from the coding sequence ATGAAAAGGAGGGATCTTTTAGTCAAGCTATTGGGGACCTGCTGTAGTAAGATATCAGTTACACAGTTGCACTCACAGTGTTTGAAACTAGGCCTCACCCATGATAGTTTCGTTGTTACAAAGCTTAATGTTCTTTATGCTAGATATGCAGCCCTTTTTCATGCACATAGGCTGTTTGAAGAAACAACTTGCAGAACTGCCTATTTATGGAATGCTTTGCTTAGGAGCTACTTTATGGAGGGAAGATGGGTGGAGACATTATCTCTATTCTATCAAATGAGTGCCAATGCAGTGTCAAGTGAGGAAAAACCTGACAATTACACACTGTCTATTGCTCTAAAATCGTGTGCAGGTTTGAGGAAGCTTGAGCAGGGGAAAATGATTCATGGATTTCTCAAGAAGAGGAAGATAGATAATGACATGTATGTAGGGTCTGCACTGATTGAGCTGTACTCAAAATGTGGACAAATGAATGATGCTTTGATAGTGTTTACTGAGTATTCAAAACCAGATGTGGTTTTATGGACTTCAATAGTTACTGGGTATGAGCAGAATGGCTGTCCTGAACTTGCACTTGCATTTTTCTCCCGAATGGTTGTGTTGGAGCAAGTAAGTCCCGATCCAGTAACACTTGTTAGCGCTGCTTCTGCTTGTGCCCAGTTATCTGATTTTAACACAGGAAGAAGTGTACATGGATTTGTGAAACGAATGGGTTTTGACACCAAGTTATGTTTGACCAATTCTATGCTAAATATGTATGGAAAACTTGGTTCTATTAAGAGTGCAGCTAATTTGTTCAGGGAAATGCCAAATAAGGATATTGTATCATGGAGCTCAATGATTGCGTGTTATGCTGATAACGGAGCTGAAACCAACGCATTAGATCTTTTCAATGAAATGATAGATAAAAGAATTGAACCCAATAGGGTTACAGTGATTAGTGCATTGAGGGCTTGTGCTTCCAGTTCAAATTTGGAAGAAGGTACACATATCCATAAATTGGCAATCAACTATGGATTCGAGTTGGATATCATTGTCTCTACAGCTCTTATTGATATGTACATGAAGTGTTTTTCGCCCGCAAAAGCAATTGAGCTTTTCAACAGAATGCCCAATAAAGATGTAGTTTCTTGGGCTGTTTTGTTTAGTGGGTATGCTGAAGTTGGAATGGCACACATGTCCTTGAGGTTATTTTGCAACATGTTATCGAGTGGAACACGACCTGATGCTATTGCTCTGGTGAAGATTCTTACTGCAAGTTCAGAATTAGGGATTCTTCAACAAGCTTTGTGCCTTCATACTTTTATAACTAAAagtggatttgaaaataatgaatttattggAGCATCACTCATAGAGTTGTATGCAAAATGTAGTAGCATAGATAATGCTAACAAGTTTTTTAGAGGATTGGCTCATAAAGATGTTGTTACCTGGAGCTCAATGATTTCTGCATATGGATTCCATGGGCAAGGAGAAGAggctttgaaattattttatgagaTGACTAATCATTCAGATGTTCAGCCTAACAAAGTAACCTTTGTCTCAATTCTATCTGCCTGTAGTCATGCAGGTTTGATTGAAGATGGGATAAAGATGTTTCACGTCATGGTGAATGAGTATCAATTGATGCCCAATTCAGAGCATTACGGTATTATGGTTGATCTTCTTGGTCGAATGGGAGAGTTGGATGGGGCCTTGGACTTGATTAATGGCATGCCCATGCAAGCTGGCCCGCATGTATGGGGAGCCTTACTTGGTGCATGTCGTATACATGAAAATATAAAGATGGGGGAGTTTGCAGCTCAGAATCTTTTCGTGTTAGACCCTAATCATGCAGGGTATTATATACtgttatcaaatatatattgtgTGGACAATAATTGGCTTGATGCTGCAAAAGTCAGGACATTGATAAAGGAAAATAGGCTGAAGAAGACTGTTGGTCAAAGCATGGTTGAGATAAAGAATAAAGTTTACAGTTTCGTTGCTGGTGACAGATTGCATGGTGAATCTGATCAGATTTATGAAATGctaagaaaattaaatgcaaaaatgAGGGAAGAAGGCTATGATCCTCCAATATTGTCACAGGAAATACAGTTCTAG